In Geminocystis sp. NIES-3708, a single window of DNA contains:
- the psb27 gene encoding photosystem II protein Psb27 produces MIKFTLSKLLALILVITISFLGYIDSASANLTGKYTEDTLSVLETLTTAIELPVDADVETKKATQKEARQQINDYVSRYRKNSNYSGLKSFTTMQTALNSLAGFYTSYGNRPLPDKLKARINQEFKQVEFALKKGY; encoded by the coding sequence ATGATCAAATTTACATTATCGAAACTCTTAGCATTAATACTGGTCATCACCATTAGTTTTCTGGGCTATATAGACAGTGCGTCTGCTAATTTAACAGGTAAATATACAGAAGATACTTTAAGTGTCTTAGAAACTTTAACTACAGCTATTGAACTTCCAGTAGATGCAGACGTTGAAACCAAAAAAGCAACTCAAAAAGAAGCCAGACAACAGATTAATGATTATGTATCTAGGTATCGTAAAAATAGTAATTACAGTGGTTTAAAATCTTTTACCACTATGCAAACTGCCCTTAATTCCCTAGCAGGTTTTTACACTTCTTATGGTAATCGTCCTTTACCTGATAAACTTAAAGCTCGTATTAATCAAGAATTTAAACAGGTAGAATTTGCCCTTAAAAAAGGATATTAA
- a CDS encoding methyltransferase domain-containing protein — translation MTLNQKITNINGTIENLALSSYPFSKNDIEKLGLKGIHCGSGLNLHPTWLNTDFLKIGNQLGITSTREKLVVINDNKYYLEHDQTQLLPIEGEVFDYAFSEHFIEHITLNQAVEWLKEIRRILKIGGVLRLSTPDLYLYVSGYLDNTESFYKQHCDNLSKMGMKNIPQRKAWMINQIFRFWGHQWIYDFDEIKTIAVAAGFHPENIVKCSFQEGSIPDISKLDLPNRSDESIYVEIHKT, via the coding sequence ATGACTTTGAATCAAAAAATAACCAACATTAATGGTACTATCGAAAATTTAGCACTTAGTTCTTATCCTTTCAGTAAAAATGATATTGAAAAATTAGGATTAAAAGGTATTCACTGTGGCTCAGGATTAAACTTACACCCAACTTGGTTAAATACCGATTTTCTAAAAATAGGAAATCAATTAGGAATAACATCAACTAGAGAAAAATTAGTTGTTATCAATGATAATAAATATTATTTAGAACATGATCAAACTCAACTTCTACCGATTGAGGGTGAAGTATTTGATTATGCTTTTTCAGAACATTTTATCGAGCATATTACGTTAAATCAAGCAGTAGAATGGTTAAAAGAAATTAGACGGATTCTCAAAATAGGTGGAGTTTTACGTTTAAGTACACCTGATTTATATTTATATGTTTCTGGATACTTAGATAATACCGAGAGTTTTTATAAGCAACATTGTGATAATCTTTCTAAAATGGGAATGAAAAATATCCCTCAACGAAAGGCTTGGATGATCAATCAAATTTTTCGATTTTGGGGACATCAATGGATTTATGATTTTGATGAAATTAAGACAATAGCGGTAGCGGCAGGATTCCACCCAGAAAATATAGTAAAATGTAGTTTTCAAGAAGGTTCTATCCCAGACATTTCTAAATTAGATTTACCTAATCGTAGTGATGAAAGTATTTATGTTGAAATTCATAAAACCTAA